TAAAAACGCTACCATCCACAATGCCAACATCATCCTGCAGATCGACAACGCTAAACTGGCTGCTGATGACTTCAGGATCAAGTAAGTTACATAGCGTTGACCCCAATCTTGTGAACTTTGATACAACCAGTTTGATGCATAAAAtattcagcacaactgttttcagcattgagcagcaaataagcatatatgaatgatttgtgaaggatcatgtgacactgaagactgaagtaatggctgctaaaataaATCAGCGTTGACATTGCAGAAATAGGCCTACGTTCGTTTTAAAACATATTGCAATAtgacagttttactgtatttttggtcaaataaatgcagtttcggtaagcataagaaacttcttgcaaaatgttaaaaaacgTACTGGttccaatcttttgaacagtagtgcatgtgtgtatttatgacaTTGGTTGTGTTTAAATAATGATTCCCTATGTCAATCAGATATGAGCATGAGGTGGTGATGCGGCAGTCTGTGGAGGCCGACGTTGCTAACCTGCGCCACTTACTGAACCAGACAAACATGGGAAGAGGCGACCTGGAGATGCAGATCAATTGTCTGGAGGAAGAGCTGGCATTTATGAAGAACAACCACCAGGACGTGTGTAGTGGTTTTCTGATAGATCATCTATGTAGAAGTGATCCTAAATTTGgagtattacattatattatattatactgtggCATTGCAGGAGCTGGCTGCACTGAGGTCACAGCTGACAGGCACAGTGAACGTAGAGGTTGATGCGGCTCCTCAGCAAGACCTGAACAAGGTTCTGGACGAAATTCGTGCTCATTACGAGAACATCATACAGAAACACCGCAGGGAACAGGAAGAATGGTTCAAAGACAAGGTAAGACATCTTCTTTCTCCCTTAGTCTAAATCTGAATTCTACTTTGCTATCAAGATTTCAGTGAATAATAAACCACATATTCCTGAATGTCACTTGTAGTAGTGTCTGGATAGTGAtatagtgtttttgtcttttgtttagaCGGCAGGGTTGAACCTAGAGGTGGTCATCAGCACAGAGACCATACAAACGTCCAGATCGCAGATCACAGAGCTGCGAAACACCTTACAGAGTCTGGAGATCGAGCTACAGTCTCAACTCAGCATGGTGAGACACAAGTGGAATGTAAAGCGAGATTAGATCGATAATCTGAACCAGAGGCAGGAAAATATAACGCAAGGCTCAAAACAAGCAGGGCAACggtgctttattatgtttttgtgcatgttctCAAACAGAAAGCGGCACTGGAGAACTCACTGGCAGAAACAGAGGCTAGGTACAGCGCTATGCTAGCAGGCTACCAGAACCAAATCAACATGCTGGAGGCCGAGCTTTGTCAAGTGCGGGCAAGCATTGAGCAACAGGGACGTGATTACGCCTTGCTGCTGGACATCAAGAGCCGCCTGGAGCAGGAGATCGCCACCTACAGGTGCCTCCTGGAAAATCAGGACAtcaagtaagtttttttttaaagttaaaatcagCGGAGCATggattatgttatattattttgtccAGGCTTCACtaattaattttttctccctcttACTCTTCCAGGACCCAAATTCCAGGTAATTGAAGTCTCTCTTTGTATTTTCTGGTATGGCGGCCAGTGTATGTTGTACATTACACATTAATAACTCTTTCCCTCTTGTCCTTCAGGATCAACTATTGTGATCTCAGGTGGATCTCAATCCTCTGGTGGTTCTCACACCATCACAACTGGTGGACCAGTCCAAATCAAGCAAACCACCACCACTTCACACCAAATTTACTAAAGTCACAGCATGCCGCTTTGTGAGACAGTATTCAAA
This DNA window, taken from Cyprinus carpio isolate SPL01 chromosome B11, ASM1834038v1, whole genome shotgun sequence, encodes the following:
- the LOC109051530 gene encoding keratin, type I cytoskeletal 19-like, which gives rise to MSASVCVTSFKGPKTVTSKSIITKSRCGSMVFPQKAYSVYGCGLGGSTRISSSSLQYRPGGYGGGYGFGGRYGYGGGYGGGYSGGYAPGILPGGCVVNDFQLNEKATMQNLNDRLASYLEKVRSLEAANAILERQIREYYEKKGPICQRDYSCYWNTIKDLKDKIKNATIHNANIILQIDNAKLAADDFRIKYEHEVVMRQSVEADVANLRHLLNQTNMGRGDLEMQINCLEEELAFMKNNHQDELAALRSQLTGTVNVEVDAAPQQDLNKVLDEIRAHYENIIQKHRREQEEWFKDKTAGLNLEVVISTETIQTSRSQITELRNTLQSLEIELQSQLSMKAALENSLAETEARYSAMLAGYQNQINMLEAELCQVRASIEQQGRDYALLLDIKSRLEQEIATYRCLLENQDIKTQIPGSTIVISGGSQSSGGSHTITTGGPVQIKQTTTTSHQIY